One Sediminicola sp. YIK13 DNA segment encodes these proteins:
- a CDS encoding outer membrane beta-barrel family protein: MKLSFLVLIMPLIMPLCLSAQTYEVTGAVKDRNNEAVGYANVLLLQVSDSTVVQGASTDDSGRFVITNVQPKTYFIRASYIGSTSNLIAVDVRKNTSIGSIIIEDSSIDLEGVEIVVRKPTVVRKSDRLVFNVENTIASLGNSWDVLRKTPGVIMVNEQLKIKNQTPIVYLNNRKVQLTNAEIKNLLEGVSGANIKSVEVIMNPPASYDAEGGPILNIITSKNITPGYKGSVNGDFIQAIFPKYNFGTSHYFKTEKLSVFANYSISPRKEYKDNNGYINFIDDNGVFARWQSTFNRTTRSAAQNANLILDYAIDDRNTFNITSNLAVSPNKTFDNISENLMRNAQNMLDSTFISASKLNIDQANLGIDLNYVHTFKKEGASLALNAHYTDYYLEQDQFVSSDYFDSTNNFTRNFSFLTQSNQNIEIYTGQADYLDTFGKLSLESGAKFSNINSRSGLDYFNVTGNTQTMNVSLSDIYDYDETVFAGYITMVQNWDKFSIKAGLRGEQTNVEGKSMSVVETNVQDYFELFPSLYLLYNQSDNHSFSFNYGRKLSRPKYQDLNPFLYFLNENVFNQGNPNLRPNFSHNFNFNYTYKGEYFLDVYYRDNGNFISTLSFQDNQNQTVREVRQNVLESTSYGFDFTYIKSITNNWFLIGITSLFHEDETFLAIESGNIPVTNEVEGVFLYLGNNLTLSKDGTFTGELGLNYISKFLLGSYVISETTNLTFGLRKTLWNNRATISLSSEDILGKANGTLTSTYLNQDNSYSPRPETQFIRFGFAYNFGNFRLKDSKRTIDKIERDRLESN, from the coding sequence TTGAAATTAAGCTTCTTAGTTCTGATCATGCCCCTGATCATGCCGTTATGCCTATCTGCCCAAACCTACGAGGTTACTGGGGCTGTAAAAGATAGAAATAATGAAGCTGTAGGTTACGCCAATGTCCTTTTGTTACAAGTATCTGATTCCACAGTAGTACAAGGAGCCTCCACCGATGATTCTGGGCGGTTTGTTATAACCAACGTGCAACCAAAAACCTATTTCATAAGAGCGAGTTATATCGGCTCAACCTCCAACTTAATAGCAGTAGATGTAAGGAAGAACACTTCCATTGGCTCCATTATCATTGAAGATAGTTCCATTGATCTTGAAGGAGTGGAAATTGTAGTAAGAAAACCTACGGTGGTCCGCAAATCAGATCGGTTGGTCTTTAACGTGGAAAATACGATTGCCTCCTTAGGCAATTCATGGGATGTGCTGAGGAAAACCCCTGGGGTGATCATGGTGAATGAGCAGCTGAAAATAAAAAACCAAACGCCAATAGTATATTTAAACAACAGGAAAGTTCAGCTCACCAATGCCGAGATTAAAAATTTATTGGAGGGAGTTTCAGGGGCAAACATCAAATCCGTTGAGGTGATCATGAACCCGCCAGCTAGCTATGATGCGGAGGGGGGACCTATTTTAAATATCATTACCAGTAAGAACATCACCCCAGGTTATAAAGGAAGTGTCAATGGGGATTTTATACAGGCTATTTTTCCAAAATATAATTTTGGTACCAGTCATTATTTCAAGACTGAGAAATTAAGTGTTTTTGCGAACTATTCCATAAGTCCCAGAAAGGAATACAAGGACAATAACGGGTATATAAACTTTATAGATGATAATGGGGTGTTTGCCAGGTGGCAGTCCACTTTTAATAGAACCACCAGATCTGCCGCCCAAAATGCAAATCTTATCCTGGATTATGCCATTGATGATAGGAATACGTTTAATATCACTTCCAATTTAGCGGTTTCCCCTAACAAGACTTTTGATAATATATCGGAGAACCTCATGCGGAATGCCCAGAATATGTTGGATTCCACGTTTATTTCAGCTAGTAAGCTAAACATTGACCAGGCCAATTTGGGGATAGACCTTAATTATGTACATACCTTTAAAAAAGAGGGGGCATCCTTAGCTTTGAATGCACATTACACTGATTATTATTTGGAACAAGATCAATTCGTGTCTTCCGATTATTTTGACAGCACCAATAATTTTACTAGGAATTTTAGTTTCTTGACCCAATCCAACCAAAATATTGAGATCTATACGGGACAGGCAGATTATTTAGACACCTTTGGTAAATTGTCCTTGGAGAGCGGCGCAAAATTTTCCAATATCAATTCAAGAAGTGGCCTTGATTATTTTAATGTGACGGGCAACACCCAAACCATGAATGTATCCTTGTCAGACATTTACGATTATGATGAGACGGTTTTTGCGGGCTATATCACTATGGTCCAGAATTGGGACAAATTCTCAATAAAAGCAGGATTGAGAGGAGAGCAAACCAATGTGGAAGGGAAGTCAATGAGCGTTGTTGAAACCAATGTGCAGGATTATTTTGAACTTTTCCCGTCTTTATATCTCCTTTATAACCAATCTGACAACCATTCATTTTCCTTTAATTATGGGCGCAAACTTAGCAGGCCCAAGTATCAGGACCTGAATCCGTTCCTTTACTTTCTAAACGAAAACGTTTTTAACCAAGGGAACCCCAATCTAAGACCCAACTTTAGTCATAATTTTAATTTTAACTACACCTACAAAGGGGAATATTTTCTGGACGTTTATTACAGGGATAATGGAAATTTTATAAGCACACTCAGTTTTCAGGACAACCAGAACCAGACCGTCAGGGAAGTACGGCAAAATGTACTAGAAAGTACCTCCTATGGATTCGATTTTACCTATATCAAATCCATCACCAACAATTGGTTCCTCATTGGCATTACCTCCTTATTTCATGAGGATGAAACCTTTTTGGCTATCGAAAGTGGAAATATCCCTGTGACCAATGAAGTGGAAGGGGTGTTTTTGTATTTAGGTAATAATTTGACGCTTTCCAAGGACGGAACCTTTACCGGGGAACTTGGTCTTAATTATATTTCTAAATTTCTCTTGGGATCCTATGTGATTTCGGAAACAACCAACCTCACCTTTGGGCTTCGTAAGACCCTTTGGAACAATAGGGCGACCATTTCCCTTTCCTCAGAGGATATTTTGGGCAAAGCCAATGGAACACTTACCTCTACCTATTTGAACCAGGACAATTCCTATTCGCCCAGGCCAGAAACTCAATTTATTCGTTTTGGGTTTGCCTATAATTTTGGAAATTTTCGGTTAAAGGACAGTAAAAGAACCATTGACAAAATAGAGCGGGATCGGTTGGAATCCAATTAA
- the dusB gene encoding tRNA dihydrouridine synthase DusB, translated as MPKIGDIQLPDFPLLLAPMEDVSDPPFRALCKEQGADVVYTEFISSEGLIRDAAKSVMKLDIYEKERPVGIQIFGAELDSMLQSIDIVEKSNPDIIDINFGCPVKKVVSKNAGAGILKDIPLMIKLTEEMVKRTHLPITVKTRLGWDSDSIKIVEVAERLQDVGIKAISIHGRTRVQMYKGSADWGPIAAVKNNPRMHIPVFGNGDVDSPEMAMKMRDEYGLDGAMIGRASIGYPWFFNEVKHYFKTGTHKAPPTMEERVDAARRHLQMAIDWKGEKLGVFETRRHYTNYFKGIPNFKEYRMKMVTSDHAVDVFAAFDEVMELFGDHQFTTV; from the coding sequence TTGCCAAAAATAGGAGATATTCAGCTGCCAGATTTTCCGTTGCTTTTAGCGCCAATGGAAGATGTTAGTGACCCGCCTTTCCGTGCCCTGTGCAAGGAACAAGGTGCAGATGTGGTGTATACAGAATTCATCTCATCGGAAGGTCTAATCCGTGATGCTGCAAAAAGTGTCATGAAATTGGATATTTACGAGAAGGAACGCCCTGTGGGCATTCAGATTTTTGGTGCTGAATTGGATTCCATGCTTCAATCCATAGATATCGTTGAAAAGTCCAATCCGGATATCATCGATATTAATTTTGGTTGTCCCGTGAAAAAGGTAGTGTCCAAAAATGCCGGAGCCGGTATTCTCAAGGACATTCCTTTAATGATAAAGCTTACGGAGGAAATGGTGAAACGCACCCACTTGCCCATTACCGTAAAGACAAGATTGGGGTGGGACAGTGATTCCATAAAAATAGTAGAAGTTGCCGAGCGCTTACAAGATGTGGGTATCAAGGCAATATCCATTCACGGCCGTACAAGAGTACAAATGTACAAGGGCAGTGCCGATTGGGGACCTATTGCAGCCGTAAAGAACAACCCTAGGATGCATATTCCCGTTTTTGGGAACGGCGATGTGGACTCCCCGGAAATGGCGATGAAAATGCGTGATGAATACGGGTTGGATGGCGCCATGATTGGACGCGCAAGTATAGGCTATCCGTGGTTCTTTAATGAAGTGAAGCATTATTTTAAGACAGGGACGCACAAGGCTCCCCCCACCATGGAAGAGCGGGTAGACGCGGCTCGCAGGCACCTGCAGATGGCCATTGACTGGAAAGGGGAAAAGCTTGGGGTATTTGAGACCAGAAGGCATTACACCAACTATTTTAAAGGTATTCCCAATTTTAAGGAATACAGAATGAAAATGGTGACCAGTGACCATGCAGTAGATGTTTTTGCCGCCTTTGATGAGGTAATGGAACTATTTGGAGACCACCAGTTCACAACTGTTTAA
- a CDS encoding ABC transporter permease has product MNFSFYIAQRYVRSKSSQNAVNIINFITFLVIVIGSAALFIVLSGFAGLKTFSLSFSNTVDPDLKAQPATGKFFSVSTDQEVQLKNIAGIASYSKELEERVYLTHSQKSHVAYIKGVDNNYGNVTSMDSTIYFGNWELDQQHGVIGIGIANLLGLSPNNYRNPLVVLAPKPGKGSISQQSLRNKPYNQLELVVSGIYYIEENLDKKYVFSELSLVQNLLEKDSTQVSGINFRLDETVDVLQTREAIEKIFPNAIILKDRRELNSTLYKMLNTENLATYLIFTLVLIIALFNVVGAIIMMILDKQQNSKTLYSLGTTIKELRRIYFVQGVLVTSVGGCIGVLMASLLVWSQLVFGWLKITPSLAYPVEYKLLNVGIVLSTIVILGIIASKIASSRINKKLIAR; this is encoded by the coding sequence TTGAATTTTTCCTTTTACATCGCACAGCGGTATGTTAGATCCAAAAGCAGCCAAAATGCGGTAAACATCATAAACTTTATAACCTTCTTGGTCATCGTCATCGGCTCTGCTGCACTATTTATAGTGCTTTCCGGCTTTGCGGGACTTAAGACTTTTAGTCTTTCTTTTAGCAATACCGTAGATCCCGACCTTAAGGCCCAACCTGCTACCGGTAAATTTTTTAGCGTTTCTACCGATCAAGAAGTCCAACTGAAAAACATTGCAGGAATAGCCTCTTATTCCAAAGAATTGGAGGAGCGTGTTTATCTTACCCACAGTCAAAAAAGCCATGTGGCCTACATTAAAGGGGTGGACAACAATTATGGAAATGTCACTTCCATGGATAGTACCATTTATTTTGGGAACTGGGAATTAGACCAGCAGCATGGGGTCATAGGAATAGGTATTGCCAATCTATTGGGACTGAGCCCTAACAATTATAGAAACCCTTTGGTCGTATTGGCGCCAAAGCCAGGCAAGGGCTCTATCTCACAACAATCCCTTCGCAATAAGCCTTATAACCAATTGGAGCTCGTTGTGAGCGGCATTTATTATATTGAGGAAAATCTGGACAAAAAATACGTGTTTTCAGAGCTTTCCCTGGTGCAGAATCTTTTGGAAAAGGACAGCACCCAAGTTTCTGGAATAAATTTCAGGCTCGATGAAACCGTGGATGTTTTACAAACTCGGGAAGCGATAGAAAAAATATTTCCCAATGCCATTATCCTAAAGGATAGAAGGGAACTCAACAGCACCCTCTATAAAATGTTGAATACCGAGAATTTGGCCACCTATCTTATTTTTACTCTGGTGCTCATCATTGCCCTTTTCAATGTAGTGGGGGCAATAATTATGATGATCCTGGATAAGCAACAAAATTCTAAAACCTTATACAGTTTAGGGACAACCATTAAGGAATTGAGGCGCATCTATTTTGTTCAGGGCGTGTTGGTCACAAGCGTTGGCGGCTGTATTGGTGTGCTAATGGCCTCCTTATTGGTATGGTCACAACTTGTTTTTGGTTGGTTAAAAATAACCCCTTCCTTGGCGTACCCAGTGGAATATAAATTGCTCAACGTAGGAATCGTACTGTCCACCATCGTCATCCTAGGCATCATCGCCTCTAAAATTGCCAGTAGTAGAATCAATAAAAAGTTGATAGCTCGCTAA
- the rbfA gene encoding 30S ribosome-binding factor RbfA: METQRQKKIAGVIQKDIVDILQRAAIDGGLRGTLISVSKVSVPTDLSMAKIYVSIFPTKDAKELLEGMKSNQSLIRHELAQRTRHQLRRIPELSFYLDDSLEYIDNIEKSLKGEENPISNPDLLEKRKKS; encoded by the coding sequence ATGGAAACACAACGACAAAAAAAGATAGCAGGCGTTATCCAAAAGGATATTGTAGATATTCTACAGCGCGCAGCGATTGATGGAGGGTTGAGAGGAACGTTGATTTCAGTATCAAAAGTAAGCGTCCCGACAGACCTGTCCATGGCCAAAATATATGTGAGCATATTCCCGACCAAAGATGCTAAGGAATTGTTGGAAGGAATGAAAAGTAACCAATCCTTGATAAGACATGAATTGGCACAACGTACAAGGCACCAATTGAGAAGGATTCCAGAACTTTCCTTTTACTTGGACGATTCCTTGGAATACATAGACAATATTGAAAAATCCTTGAAGGGAGAGGAAAACCCAATTTCCAATCCAGATCTATTGGAAAAAAGAAAAAAATCCTAA
- the mce gene encoding methylmalonyl-CoA epimerase, giving the protein MNKIEHLGIAVKDLKTSNILFEKLLGAPHYKIEDVLSEGVKTSFFKVGPNKIELLEATNEDSPIAKFLEKKGEGIHHIAFEVDDIIMEMERLKAEGFTILNEVPKKGADNKLVAFVHPKTSNGVLVELCQEIRE; this is encoded by the coding sequence ATGAATAAAATTGAGCATTTGGGAATTGCCGTAAAGGATTTGAAAACCTCCAATATCCTGTTCGAGAAATTGTTGGGGGCCCCCCATTACAAGATAGAGGACGTGTTGTCTGAAGGGGTAAAAACTTCTTTTTTTAAGGTGGGCCCCAACAAAATAGAGTTGCTGGAGGCCACCAATGAGGATAGCCCTATTGCCAAGTTTTTAGAAAAGAAAGGTGAGGGGATTCACCATATAGCTTTTGAAGTAGATGATATTATTATGGAGATGGAAAGGCTTAAGGCGGAGGGATTTACAATACTCAATGAAGTGCCAAAAAAGGGGGCCGATAACAAACTGGTGGCCTTTGTACATCCCAAAACCTCCAACGGGGTATTGGTAGAGCTCTGTCAGGAAATAAGAGAATAA